The window CCCTGGTCGAGGACGACGGCGACCAGGATTTCGGCTTCGACGGCAGCGGGATTCGAGAAAGAGAGGGTCGTGTTCATGATTTCCTGGCGCGGGCGATGGCCTCGCGGGCTTCGCGGTCGGCGGTGCGGCGGCGCTCGGTTTCACGCTTGTCCCAGAGCTGCTTGCCGCGAGCCACGGCCAACTCGCACTTCACGCGCCCGTTGCGAAAATAGAGCCGGGTGGGGATAAGCGTCAAGCCGCGCTGCGTCACCTTGCCGGTGAGCTTGCGCAATTCCTCCTTGTGCACCAGCAGCTTGCGGGTGCGCAGCGGGTCGTGATTGAAGATGTTGCCGTGGTCGTAGGCGCCGATGTGGGCGTTCAAGAGCCAGAGTTCGCCGTCCTTGACGATGGCGTAGGCGTCCTTGAGGTTGGCGCGGCCGGCGCGGATGGCCTTGACCTCGGTGCCCACCAGCGAGAGGCCGGCTTCGAGCTTTTCCAGCAGGAAGTAGTGATGGGCGGCGGCGCGATTGACGGTGGCGTCGCGCTCGCCCACGGCCACCGGATCGCGCTTGGGTGCTTTCGGTTTCTCCGGGCGAACGCGATGGGAGGGCTGGCGAGGCATTAGGACGAATGTAGCAGAAGCGGCGAGGTGTTGTAGTTTCCCTCCCACCCTGTCGCGCCAAAGGCAGGCGCGACAAGGATGGGGCAACCGCTCGGAAGAGGGACGCAAAGGCGGTGCTATAATCGCGCTTCGCGCGCGGCGAGAGCACGCGCGCCAGGAGCCTGATGATCCGCCGCCTTCGCTTGCCGGCGCTGCTCGCTGTGCTGCTGCTGATGGCCGTGCCCGCTGCGGCCGACCAAGCCAAGAAGCTCTACAACCAGGGAAGAGACGCCGAGGCGCGCGAAGACTACCTGGCAGCATTCGAACTCTACAAGCAAGCATTCGACCTGAAGCCGCGGGAATTGAAGTACCGGGTGGCGCTACAGCGCTCGCGCTACCGGGCGTCGGCGGTGGTGGTGAAGCGCGGCCAGGATCTGCGCGATCAGGGCAAGCTGGACGAAGCCATGGCCGAGTTCATGCGCGCCTTGTCCATCGATCCCTCCAGCGCCGTGGCGCGGCAGGAGATCGAACGGACGCGGGCGCTGAAGCCGAAAGCGGGAGGCGAGGCCACAGGTCCGCCGCCGGAGGACGTGCTGCGCCGCCGGGTGGAGCAGGCAGGAGGCCCGGTGGAGCTGGCCCCGATCGCCAACGTCCCCATCACGCTGCGACTGACGGAAGACACCAAGGTCATCTACCAGACCATCGGAAAGCTGGCGGGGATCAACGTGCTGTTCGATCCCGACTATGTCTCGCGGCGGATCCCGGTGGAGCTGAACGGGGTGACGCTGGAAGAAGCGCTGGAGATCCTGGCGCTGCAATCCAAGACCTTCTGGCGGCCGGTGACGCCCAACACCATCTTCGTGGCCGCCGACACCACGGCCAAGCGCAAGGAGCTGGAGCAGAACCTGGTGCGCACCTTCTACATGTCCAACCTGTCACAGCCCAGCGAGTACCAGGACATTGTGAACACCATGCGCACCATCCTGGAAGTGAGCCGGATCACGCCCTTGCCCACGCAGGGGGCGATCGTGGTGCGGGGGACGCCCGACCAGGTGGCGCTGGCGGAAAAACTGATCGCGGATATCGACCGGGCCAAGCCGGAGGTGATCGTGGAAGTGGCGGTGATGCAGGTGAGCCGCGACAAGCTGCGCAACCTGGGCATCCAGCCGCCTACTTCTACGACTCTGCAACTGCAGGGAACCACGACCCAAACGACCACCGGCGGCACTACCGGCACGACCACGACCCCCAACACCATCACTCTGAACCAACTGTCCAACCTGGATGCGAGCGACTTCCTGGTGACCATCCCCGCGGCGACCGCCAACTTCCTGTTCACCGACTCGGCGACCAAGCTGGTGCAGAACCCGATCATCCGCGCGCTGGACGGGCAGAAAGCTTCATTGAAGATCGGCGACCGGGTGCCGGTGGCCACGGGATCGTTCCAGCCCGGAATCGGCGGCGTGGGCATCAACCCGCTGGTCAACACGCAGTTCCAGTACATCGACGTAGGCGTGAACATCGACATCACGCCCAAGGTCCATAGCGGGCGCGAAGTGACGCTGAAGGTGATGCTGGACATCTCGGCGGTCACGTCGCGGGTGAATATCGGCGGGATCGACCAGCCGGTGATCGGGCAGCGCAAGGTGGAGCACGACATTCGCATGCGCGAGGGCGAGGTCAACCTGCTGGGCGGCATCCTGGAAGAGCAGGACGTGAAAAGCCTGAGCGGGATCCCCGGGCTGGCGCAGATACCGTTTCTGCGCTACTTCTTTTCTTCGGAGAACGTGCAGCATAGAGAGAACGAGCTGATCTTCGCGCTGATTCCGCGCATCGTGCGCGTCCCGCAAATCAGCGAGCTGAACGTGCGGCCGTTGGCGGTGGGCACGGGAACGGGCATCGATCTGCGACGGGCGGCGGCCTCGACGGTCCCCAATGCCATGGCGCCAACGGGCGGCGGCGCGGCGCCGGTAGAGGCCGTGCCGACAACACCTGCGCCACAGCCCGTCCCGGAACCTGCAAAGCCGACGGCTGGCGCTGGCGCGCGCCTGGGCTTCGATCCGGCATCGGCGACGGTGGCGACGGGCGCCACTTTCACGCTGAACGTGGTGCTGAGCGGCGGACAGTCGGTGTACTCGGTGCCCCTGCAGATCGCTTACGAGGCCGGGGCGCTGCAATTGCTCAACGTATCCAACGGTGGCTACCTGTCGCAAGACGGACAGGCAGTGGCGCTGGTGCACCGCGACGATCCCCTGGGCACCCTGCAGATCTCCGCCAGCCGGCCGCCGGGCGCCGCGGGCGTCTCGGGGGATGGCTCGGTATTCACGCTGACTTTTCTGGCCAAGACGGCGGGAGAAGCCACGGTCACCATCAGCCGCCCGGGAGCGCGCGACGCCAGCATGCAGGCCATCCCGGTGACGGCGACGTCGGCGACCATCACCATCCGTTGATCGGGCGATTGCATGATGGGGTCATGTCGTCATGTCGTCATGGGGTCATCTCGTCATCGAAAACCTCGAGCCGTCACCGATGACCGTACGTCCACCCAGTGAGAGAATAGGCGCATGAAGCAGCGGGCCAAGGCGGCGCTGGCCGGGATGCGCGGATTGACGCTGGTGGAGCTGATCATCGCCATCGCCATCCTGCTCATCCTGACGGGAGCGGCGCTGCCGCTGGCGCGGGTGCAGATCCAACGCCAGAGAGAGAAGGAGTTGCGGCGGGCGCTGTGGGAGATGCGGGACGCCATCGACCGCTACAAGGAAGCTGCCGACCGCGGCGCTTTTCAAATCAAGGTCGGGACCGAGGGTTACCCGCCGGACCTCGAGACCCTGGTGGATGGCGTGGACGTGCAGGGAAAGAAGGTGCGCTTCCTGCGGCGCATCCCGGTGGATCCCATGACAGGCGGGACGGACTGGGGCCTGCGCTCCATGCAGGATGATCCCGATTCGCGATCGTGGGGCGGAGAGAACGTTTTCGACGTCTACACGAAATCGGAGGGGGAAGCGCTGGACGGGACCAAGTACGCAGAATGGTGAAGCGAGCCAACGCGCGCGGCTTCACGCTGGTGGAGCTGATGGTGGTGATCAGCATCATCCTGGTGCTGATCTCGGTGGCGGTGCCCATCTACCAGCAGACGGTGGTGCGGGCGCGGGAGTCGGTGCTGAAACAGGACCTGCAGACCATGCGGGAACTGATCCAGCAGTACACCCTGGACAAGCAACGCGCGCCGCAGTCGCTGCAGGACCTGGTGGCGGCGGGCTACCTGCGCGAGCTGCCGATGGATCCCATCACCCGGTCGCGGGACACGTGGGTCGAGGTGCAGGAAGACACGCTGATGAGCGTGGACCAGAGCGAGCCGGGCATTGTGGACGTGCACAGCGGCTCGGAGTTGGTGAGCTCCGAGGGCACGCCGTACAGCGAGTGGTAGGGCAAGATCGTTCTGGCCGGGTCGTGCTTACTGCGGTAGCTGCACCAGGTACAGGTCGGAGAGGATGCGGCGGTAGGTGTACACGTAGGTCTTTCCGTCGGGCGTGACCTGGAAATTGTCCATGCGGTAGGTGCCGGCGGGGTCGGGCGGCGTCACTTCCTTCCAGAATTCCTTGCGCCCGGTGAGCACATCCGAGCGGTAGAGCATGGCAGGGACACTGCCCTCGCGGACATACCAGGTCTTGCCATCGGCGGAGAGACCGGCCGGCGGTCCGGAGGGACAGGGGATAGGCCGCAACTCGCTACTCTGGATTGACAGCAGGCTGCATGCAGCCGGAGGCGGACCGACAACGGCAACGGATTTGCCGTCCGGCATCGCAAAGACGCCACGCGGCCCGCCGGACAGGGACTCGGTGGAAAGCGGCTTGGGCTGGCCGCCGGGAAAATCCATGAGATAGAGCTTGCGCTCTCCCTCCCGCGGCCCGCCAAGAAAGTACAAGCGCTTCCCGTCTGGAGACCAACTCCCAAAAAACCAGACGTTGCCCACGGGGAGCGGTTGGGCTTCGCCAGCGCCGGTGGGAAGAACGGAGGCGGTACTGTCCAGGTTGCGAACCATCGCCCATTTTGTGTCCGGGGAGAGGGCAACGCCGAATCCGTCTCCCAGGCGAACCGGCGGCGAGCCATCGAGGCGACGCAGGAAGACGGAGTGCTTTTCCCCGCCACCCTCTCCGGTCTCGTCGAAGAGGATGGTTTTTCCGTCGGCGGAAATGTCGCGGGCGTAGGAACGGTCGAACCATGACCAGTCATGTCCCTGGGTGTCGCCGGCGGCTGCGGCAATGATGCCGCGACGCTCGGTCTCATGGGCGACCAGGATGCGCCCGTCGCGGCTGACATCGGCGAGCGTCAAAACGCCAACATCACGAAAAATCGCGCGGACCTTGCCCCTGAGGGAAACGCCGTAGACCGAGCGGCCGGCCTCGCCGGCGTCGCGGGCCGCGGTGAACCAGATCTCGTCGCCGTTTGGCGACCACGCCAGGCCGCGCTCCGACCAGTTTTCCACCAGTCGTGTGACCTTTCCCTGTAGATCGACGACGGCTACGAAACCCTGGTCGTCCCCCGCGCCGGGATGATCGAGGAAGGCGATGCGGTCGCCCTTGGGAGAGATGCGAATGTTGCCGATGAAGCCGTCGCGGGTGCTGTAGAGCGCCTTGCCGACGGGGTACTCGAGTTGCTGCCCGCCCTCGGGCAGGTAACGGACGACGGCGAGGGAGGAGCCGTCCGGAGACCAATCGGCTTCGGCGACATCATTCAGCACCTCGCGAGGCGCGCCCCCGGAGAGAGGTACCCGAGCCAATGTTCCGCGCGAGGCAAAGGTCTGGGCAAAGCGATGGTTGACCAGCAGGGCCAGCTCCCCGGTGGAGGAGATGGCCAGGACGTCGGCATCGGCGAAGCCCAGCGAACGCGACTCCGGGCTTCCCCGGCGGGTGGTAAAGACCTCCATGGGTTTGCCGTCCCAGGTGGCGCCGTAGACGATGGTCTGGCCGTCAGGCGCGAAGCGCGCCGTCCACACGAAGCCCCGGCGGAAGGTGAGACGCTCGGATCTGGTTGCGGCCGACGGGCCGGTGGCCAGATTCCTGCCGGCGAGAAATGCAGCCGCCACCACCGCCAGCAGAACGGCGGCCGCCAGCCCAGGCTTCCAGCGGGAGCCAGGGCGAGGCTCGTCGATGGCGCGCAGGGCGGAGGTCGTACCGGAGACGCCGGAGAGACGCTCGAGGTCAAACGCCAGGTCGCGCGCCGACTGAAAGCGCTCCGCAGGATTCTTTTCCAGGCAGTGGCGGACGATGTGCTCGACGCCCGGAGGCAGGGCACGCCCCGCCTCGGAGAGCTCCTGCGGATCCTCGCGCAGGATGGCGCTGGCGGTGTCCGCGGGCGTATCGCCACGGAAGGCGCGGTGCCCGCTGAGCATCTCGTAGAGGATCGCGCCGAGCGTGAAAATATCGGTGCGATGGTCGGCGGCCTGGCCACGGACCTGCTCGGGCGACATGTAGCCCATGGTCCCCATCACCGTGCCGGGATCGGTCTGGCTGGGCATGGTGGGAGCGCTGGTGGCGGCGTCGGCCGTGTCCGTATGGGTGAGCTTGGCGAGGCCGAAATCCAGAATCTTCACGCCGCCGTCGCGGGGGAGAAACAGGTTCTCCGGCTTCAAGTCGCGGTGAACGATGCCCTTGTCATGCGCCGCGGCGAGGCCGCGCGCGATCTGCATGGCGTAGTCGAGGGCCTTGCGCGCCGGCAAGGGCCCGCCTCGCAGCGCGTCACGCAAGGTTTCGCCTTCCAGCAGTTCCGTCACGATGTAAGGCGAACCCTCATGCACGCCGAGCTCATAGACGGCGAGGATGTTGGAGTGGTTGAGGGCGGCGGTGGCGCGGGCCTCCTGCTCGAAGCGGCGCAGGCGGTCCGGATCGTCGGCAAAACGCGCGGGCAGCACCTTGATGGCAACGTCGCGCTGCAGGCGGGAGTCGCGCGCGCGATAGACATCGCCCATGCCGCCGGCGCCAATCAGGGAGACGACCTGATAATTGCCGAAGGTTTTTCCCACAGCGGCGAAGGGTTTGTTGCCGGTTGCGCTCACGCGTGTGGGCATCTTACGGAGAGAATCCGGAAGCGTCAAACGCATTCGACGGCCGACGTTGAATGCGCTCCGCGAAACCACTAACATCTCTGCCATGCCGGTCGAGACGGAAGCCAAGCAGTCGGCCTACACGCCCCTGAAGGCGCCGCGGGGCACGGCCATTTCCTGCAAAGGCTGGGCGCAGGAAGCGGCCATGCGCATGCTCATGAACAATCTGGACGAGGAGGTGGGCGAGCGCCCGCGAGACCTGGTGGTGTACGGCGGCACGGGGAGAGCGGCGCGCAACTGGGAGTGCTACCACGCCATCGTCGCCGCGCTGAAGGCGCTGGGGAACGACCAGACGCTGCTGGTGCAATCGGGCAAGCCGGTGGGCGTCTTCCAAACCCACGACTAT is drawn from Terriglobales bacterium and contains these coding sequences:
- the smpB gene encoding SsrA-binding protein SmpB, which translates into the protein MPRQPSHRVRPEKPKAPKRDPVAVGERDATVNRAAAHHYFLLEKLEAGLSLVGTEVKAIRAGRANLKDAYAIVKDGELWLLNAHIGAYDHGNIFNHDPLRTRKLLVHKEELRKLTGKVTQRGLTLIPTRLYFRNGRVKCELAVARGKQLWDKRETERRRTADREAREAIARARKS
- a CDS encoding cohesin domain-containing protein — protein: MIRRLRLPALLAVLLLMAVPAAADQAKKLYNQGRDAEAREDYLAAFELYKQAFDLKPRELKYRVALQRSRYRASAVVVKRGQDLRDQGKLDEAMAEFMRALSIDPSSAVARQEIERTRALKPKAGGEATGPPPEDVLRRRVEQAGGPVELAPIANVPITLRLTEDTKVIYQTIGKLAGINVLFDPDYVSRRIPVELNGVTLEEALEILALQSKTFWRPVTPNTIFVAADTTAKRKELEQNLVRTFYMSNLSQPSEYQDIVNTMRTILEVSRITPLPTQGAIVVRGTPDQVALAEKLIADIDRAKPEVIVEVAVMQVSRDKLRNLGIQPPTSTTLQLQGTTTQTTTGGTTGTTTTPNTITLNQLSNLDASDFLVTIPAATANFLFTDSATKLVQNPIIRALDGQKASLKIGDRVPVATGSFQPGIGGVGINPLVNTQFQYIDVGVNIDITPKVHSGREVTLKVMLDISAVTSRVNIGGIDQPVIGQRKVEHDIRMREGEVNLLGGILEEQDVKSLSGIPGLAQIPFLRYFFSSENVQHRENELIFALIPRIVRVPQISELNVRPLAVGTGTGIDLRRAAASTVPNAMAPTGGGAAPVEAVPTTPAPQPVPEPAKPTAGAGARLGFDPASATVATGATFTLNVVLSGGQSVYSVPLQIAYEAGALQLLNVSNGGYLSQDGQAVALVHRDDPLGTLQISASRPPGAAGVSGDGSVFTLTFLAKTAGEATVTISRPGARDASMQAIPVTATSATITIR
- a CDS encoding prepilin-type N-terminal cleavage/methylation domain-containing protein — translated: MKQRAKAALAGMRGLTLVELIIAIAILLILTGAALPLARVQIQRQREKELRRALWEMRDAIDRYKEAADRGAFQIKVGTEGYPPDLETLVDGVDVQGKKVRFLRRIPVDPMTGGTDWGLRSMQDDPDSRSWGGENVFDVYTKSEGEALDGTKYAEW
- a CDS encoding prepilin-type N-terminal cleavage/methylation domain-containing protein, with product MVKRANARGFTLVELMVVISIILVLISVAVPIYQQTVVRARESVLKQDLQTMRELIQQYTLDKQRAPQSLQDLVAAGYLRELPMDPITRSRDTWVEVQEDTLMSVDQSEPGIVDVHSGSELVSSEGTPYSEW
- a CDS encoding protein kinase, which codes for MPTRVSATGNKPFAAVGKTFGNYQVVSLIGAGGMGDVYRARDSRLQRDVAIKVLPARFADDPDRLRRFEQEARATAALNHSNILAVYELGVHEGSPYIVTELLEGETLRDALRGGPLPARKALDYAMQIARGLAAAHDKGIVHRDLKPENLFLPRDGGVKILDFGLAKLTHTDTADAATSAPTMPSQTDPGTVMGTMGYMSPEQVRGQAADHRTDIFTLGAILYEMLSGHRAFRGDTPADTASAILREDPQELSEAGRALPPGVEHIVRHCLEKNPAERFQSARDLAFDLERLSGVSGTTSALRAIDEPRPGSRWKPGLAAAVLLAVVAAAFLAGRNLATGPSAATRSERLTFRRGFVWTARFAPDGQTIVYGATWDGKPMEVFTTRRGSPESRSLGFADADVLAISSTGELALLVNHRFAQTFASRGTLARVPLSGGAPREVLNDVAEADWSPDGSSLAVVRYLPEGGQQLEYPVGKALYSTRDGFIGNIRISPKGDRIAFLDHPGAGDDQGFVAVVDLQGKVTRLVENWSERGLAWSPNGDEIWFTAARDAGEAGRSVYGVSLRGKVRAIFRDVGVLTLADVSRDGRILVAHETERRGIIAAAAGDTQGHDWSWFDRSYARDISADGKTILFDETGEGGGEKHSVFLRRLDGSPPVRLGDGFGVALSPDTKWAMVRNLDSTASVLPTGAGEAQPLPVGNVWFFGSWSPDGKRLYFLGGPREGERKLYLMDFPGGQPKPLSTESLSGGPRGVFAMPDGKSVAVVGPPPAACSLLSIQSSELRPIPCPSGPPAGLSADGKTWYVREGSVPAMLYRSDVLTGRKEFWKEVTPPDPAGTYRMDNFQVTPDGKTYVYTYRRILSDLYLVQLPQ